A single genomic interval of Lathyrus oleraceus cultivar Zhongwan6 chromosome 7, CAAS_Psat_ZW6_1.0, whole genome shotgun sequence harbors:
- the LOC127104505 gene encoding uncharacterized protein LOC127104505, with translation MTVIDYVAKLEELSRFFPHYNEAETEMSKCFKFENGLHPEIKQFIGYQEIRQFSVLAYKCRIYDDENYARSSHYKSVSDKINGNLNHRKSYGAPCVKGKQRTSDEKNPNGGGAPNFIRCYKYSEFRHHISECKSTTANCFKCGKPGHRVLDCRGNIVTYCNCGEQGHISTNCQKPKKDQSRGNVFAFPGTQTTVQTS, from the coding sequence ATGACTGTTATAGATTATGTCGCAAAACTTGAAGAATTGTCTAGGTTCTTCCCTCACTATAATGAAGCAGAGACTGAGATGTCCAAGTGTTTCAAATTTGAGAATGGATTGCACCCAGAGATTAAGCAATTTATCGGGTATCAGGAAATTCGTCAGTTCTCCGTGCTGGCTTACAAGTGTCGTATCTATGATGATGAAAATTATGCTAGATCCTCTCATTACAAGAGTGTCAGTGACAAGATAAATGGTAACCTGAATCACAGAAAATCGTATGGTGCTCCATGTGTTAAGGGGAAGCAGAGGACTTCTGATGAGAAAAATCCAAATGGGGGAGGAGCTCCTAATTTTATAAGGTGTTATAAATATAGTGAGTTTAGGCATCACATCTCTGAGTGCAAGAGTACGACTGCGAACTGCTTCAAGTGTGGGAAGCCAGGGCATCGAGTTTTAGATTGCAGGGGTAATATTGTTACTTACTGCAACTGTGGAGAGCAAGGTCACATCAGTACCAATTGTCAGAAGCCTAAGAAGGATCAATCAAGAGGAAATGTCTTTGCATTTCCTGGTACTCAGACTACAGTACAAACAAGTTGA
- the LOC127104506 gene encoding uncharacterized protein LOC127104506, which translates to MTVDTLALGPVTTSLVCLNYPLIIYGKNFGMDLVYLSLNKLDVILGMNWLEFNYVHINCYNKSVSFLDINEYEGMFVSAKQVNKVVNDGVQVFMMMLSMSAEVKVVINELPVVCEFPEVFPDDVRDFPPEQEVEFAIDLVPGTSLVSMALYRMSALDLGEMKKQLEELLEKKFVRPSDSP; encoded by the coding sequence ATGACTGTTGACACTCTGGCTCTGGGTCCAGTGACCACTTCTCTAGTTTGTTTAAACTATCCATTAATTATCTATGGTAAGAATTTTGGGATGGATTTAGTCTACCTATCGTTGAATAAACTTGATGTTATCCTTGGGATGAACTGGTTGGAGTTCAACTATGTGCATATCAACTGTTACAACAAATCTGTATCGTTCCTTGACATCAATGAATATGAGGGAATGTTTGTGTCAGCTAAGCAAGTAAATAAGGTTGTGAATGATGGTGTGCAGGTGTTCATGATGATGTTATCTATGAGTGCAGAAGTCAAAGTGGTGATTAATGAGCTACCAGTGGTATGTGAATTTCCAGAAGTATTCCCAGATGATGTCCGTGATTTTCCACCAGAGCAAGAGGTTGAGTTTGCTATtgacttagtacctggtactagcCTTGTTTCAATGGCTTTGTATAGAATGTCTGCTTTAGATTTGGGTGAGATGAAGAAACAATTAGAAGAGTTACTTGAGAAGAAATTTGTTCGACCAAGTGATTCTCCTTAG